From the genome of Hyphobacterium sp. CCMP332:
CCCGCCGCGCGGTGCGAACGAGACAACCGCCAGCGCGTTCGCCATGCCTTTGGCAGTCAGCGACGTTCCCTCCAGCGGATCAAGCGCAATGTCGATTTCAGGCCCCTCGCCTGAGCCGACTTCCTCGCCGATATAGAGCATGGGTGCTTCATCGCGCTCCCCCTCGCCGATCACAATCCGGCCTCTCATGGCCATGGCGTTCAGGCCGGTGCGCAGAGCGTCGACAGCTGCCTGGTCGGCCGCCTCCTTGTCACCGCGCCCGATCAGGACCGATGCCGCAATAGCAGCAGCTTCAGCGGCACTGACGGCGTCCAGCGCAAGGCGTTCAAGATTTCGGGCGTCGCTCATGTTTTCAGGCTCCGGAAAAATAATCAGTCGATAGGGGCTGGCGGTTCGGCGCGTTGACGCGCCTCTTCCGCATAGGATTCGGTATCGTCTACGGGTGGGCGTGTGGCGCGTTCGTCGGAAGAGACATCATCCCGCGCTTGCAAAACTTCGCGCGCAGATTCGTTGAGTTGCTCGGCACTAATAGACGGCGATTTATCCGGAATGCCGATGGGCGCACTATCGGCACTCGCGCCTTCTTCAACGCGGGCATCAAACCAGCTCTGCTCGCTCTCGAACCCGCCCGGCAGATCAGGCGTCGTACACGCCGCCAGTATCAGGGGGCAGAGAAAGAATATTTTTCGGTTCAAAGCCGTGCTCCGGTGCTGGACGCCGCTGTGGCTATCTATACGCTGTCAGTGATCGCTGTCACCCGCCCGTGCACAGATTAAAGGGACGCTTTTCATGGCCAATGACAAGAAACCTACGTCCAAGCCGAAAGCCCGCAAACCCGCGGCAAAGAAAAAGCCCACGGCCGCTGCCGCAAAAAAGGTTGAAACGGCACCAAAGCCGGACGCCAGCAAAACACCGGCCGACAACCCGTTCGGCACGCTCAATACCGCTGATGTCGAGGCGCTGGATCATATGTCCCGCAACCTGATGCAGGCCGCGCTCAAAAGCCAGAAACTGATGTCGGATTCCATGCGCAAGGCGCTGGAAGGCAAGGTGGAAATGCCCGACACGATGGCCGTGAACTCCACGCCGGAGCTGGGCGAAGTCTGGGCCAAAATCATCGCCGATCCGGAAAAGCTGATGAATGCACAGGCCAGCTTGATGACCGGCTATCTGGATCTGTGGAGTAATACAGCGCGCCACTTCGTCGATGGCGAAGACCATGAAACCGTCAAGGCCGATGCCGGTGACAAGCGCTGGCGCAGCGAAGACTGGTCGGAAAACCCGGTCTTCAACGCGATCAAGCAATCCTACCTGTTAAACCAGAATTTCCTCATGGGCCTCGTCCATGGCGTCGAAGGCGTTGATCCGGCCGTCAAGCGCAAGGTCGAATTTCTGACCAGGCAGATGGTCGATGCGCTTGCACCGACCAATTTCGCGCTGACCAATCCGGACGTCATTCGCGCCACCGTCCAGTCCAAGGGCGAAAATCTCACCCGGGGGCTCGCCAATCTGGCCAGTGACCTTGAAAAAGGCGGCGGCCGACTGGCCCTCACCCAGACCGATATGGAAGGTTTCAAGGTAGGCGAGGATCTCGCGGCCACTGAAGGCAAAGTCGTTTTCCGCAATGAAATTTTCGAACTGATCCAGTATGCGCCGACCACCGAGACCGTCAAAACCCGCCCGCTACTGATTGCCCCGCCCTGGATCAACAAATTCTACATCATGGATATGCGTCAGAAGAATTCCATGGTGCGCTGGCTCACCCAGCAGGGCTTCACCGTTTTCCTGATTTCATGGGTCAATCCGGGGCCGGAACTGAAAAACAAGACCTTTCAGGATTACATCGAGCAGGGCCTGTTCGTGGCCATCGATCAGGTCAAGGAAGCCACTGGCGAAGATAGCGTCAACACGGTGGGCTATTGCATCGGCGGAACCATGCTCGCTTCCGCTCTCGCTTTGCTCGAGGCGCGCGGAGAAAGCGACAAGATCGCGTCAGCGACCTTCTTTGCCGCCCAGACCGATTTCGAGCTCGCAGGGGACCTCCTCCTGTTTGTCGACGATGCCTGGTTCAACGAGATCAATCGCCTCATGGAAGCTCAGGGCGGTGTACTCGACGGCCGCACCATGTCCGACACCTTCAACCTTCTTCGGTCCAATGACCTCGTCTGGTCTTTCGTCGTTTCAAACTACCTGCTCGGCCGCCAGCCGCAGGCATTTGACCTGCTCTACTGGAATGCCGACCAGACCCGTATGCCGCAAACCCTGCATCTCTGGTATCTCGACAATATGTACCGCAAGAACCGGCTTGCGAAAAAAGAGATCGAGATGGACGGGAAGGTGCTCGATCTGACAAAGGTCACAACGCCGATCTTCATGCAGGCCAGCCGGGACGACCATATCGCGCCCTACCCGTCTGTTTATCGCGGCGCCAAACTCTTTGGCGGTCCGGTTCGCTACATGCTCGC
Proteins encoded in this window:
- the phaC gene encoding class I poly(R)-hydroxyalkanoic acid synthase, producing the protein MANDKKPTSKPKARKPAAKKKPTAAAAKKVETAPKPDASKTPADNPFGTLNTADVEALDHMSRNLMQAALKSQKLMSDSMRKALEGKVEMPDTMAVNSTPELGEVWAKIIADPEKLMNAQASLMTGYLDLWSNTARHFVDGEDHETVKADAGDKRWRSEDWSENPVFNAIKQSYLLNQNFLMGLVHGVEGVDPAVKRKVEFLTRQMVDALAPTNFALTNPDVIRATVQSKGENLTRGLANLASDLEKGGGRLALTQTDMEGFKVGEDLAATEGKVVFRNEIFELIQYAPTTETVKTRPLLIAPPWINKFYIMDMRQKNSMVRWLTQQGFTVFLISWVNPGPELKNKTFQDYIEQGLFVAIDQVKEATGEDSVNTVGYCIGGTMLASALALLEARGESDKIASATFFAAQTDFELAGDLLLFVDDAWFNEINRLMEAQGGVLDGRTMSDTFNLLRSNDLVWSFVVSNYLLGRQPQAFDLLYWNADQTRMPQTLHLWYLDNMYRKNRLAKKEIEMDGKVLDLTKVTTPIFMQASRDDHIAPYPSVYRGAKLFGGPVRYMLAGSGHIAGVINHPGANKYQHWVNKDLPDTVEQWLDGATEVPGSWWEEWRDWLYERSGDDVPARQPGDGNLKPICDAPGEYVLVRS